In Asanoa sp. WMMD1127, one genomic interval encodes:
- a CDS encoding YbaB/EbfC family nucleoid-associated protein, translated as MTSRDFDQTLSAARQALNDATAAVAGAAHGTGLAADGLIEVTVEGGRLSDVVVDPRAMRLPAAAFADQLREAVNAALRDADATAATDAAALPDPARLAQQLDELQNQSVRQMARYTQSISDVMAVLKQRG; from the coding sequence ATGACCTCGAGGGACTTCGATCAGACACTCAGCGCGGCCCGGCAGGCGCTGAACGACGCGACCGCCGCGGTGGCGGGTGCGGCACACGGGACGGGCCTGGCCGCGGACGGCCTCATCGAGGTGACCGTCGAGGGCGGCCGGCTGTCCGACGTAGTCGTCGACCCGCGTGCGATGCGACTGCCAGCTGCGGCGTTCGCAGATCAACTGCGTGAAGCGGTTAATGCGGCCCTGCGTGACGCCGACGCGACCGCGGCAACGGACGCGGCCGCATTGCCCGACCCCGCGAGGTTGGCCCAACAACTCGACGAGCTGCAGAACCAGAGCGTCCGGCAGATGGCGCGCTACACGCAGTCGATCAGCGACGTCATGGCGGTGCTCAAGCAGCGGGGGTAG
- a CDS encoding phospholipase C, phosphocholine-specific gives MGALDRRSFLKMVGAPAVGAALPAGLDKAVAIPANNKTGSLADVEHVIFLMQENRSFDHYFGTMRGVRGFADPHPITLPSGKSVFHQPNGAGELLPFRPDVPDLGQTFLPDPPHGWNDGHRAWNDGRHDQWVPNKGVSAMTYHIRGDLPYQFALADAFTVCDNYHCSLLGPTDPNRYHMWSGWVGNDGKAGGPVITNAEAGYDWSTYPERLERNGISWKIYQDIGLGLTAAGFWGWTSDPYIGNYGDNSLLYFHQYQNAQPGTPLADKAKQGTEVNKVGRDPLKLLADLRSDVEHNRLPQVSWIVAPEAYTEHPNWEPGFGAWYVSQVVDILASNPEVWSKMALFVTYDEEGGFFDHLPPATPPQTREHGLSTVSTVNEIFPGDAGNRPGPYGLGMRVPMIIVSPWTRGGWVNSELFDHTSLIRFMEARFARHNRDLVESNITPWRRAVVGDLTSAFDFKTPNRSSSIKLPDTDDFKPDNLIRFPDQVPVPPADQAVPRQEKGVKPARALPYALDVAADRDRSALRLEFRNTGAAAAVFHTREPGSTAVPRTYTVEPGKRLTDTWAADADVSVHGPNGFFRRFAGGTGLLVTADYDERHLELELTFANNGRQGRSVTVRDGYRGRPVTLSLRPGERERKKWSLKHNHGWYDLTVSVDEAVVQRIAGHLENGEDSFTDPAMGGLV, from the coding sequence ATGGGCGCACTCGATCGCCGTTCATTCCTCAAGATGGTCGGAGCACCGGCGGTAGGCGCGGCACTCCCGGCCGGCCTCGACAAGGCCGTCGCGATCCCGGCCAACAACAAAACCGGTTCACTGGCCGACGTCGAACACGTCATCTTCCTGATGCAGGAGAACCGGTCCTTCGACCACTACTTCGGCACCATGCGCGGCGTACGCGGGTTCGCCGACCCGCACCCGATCACGCTCCCGTCCGGCAAGAGCGTGTTCCACCAGCCGAACGGCGCCGGCGAGCTGCTGCCGTTCCGACCGGACGTGCCCGACCTCGGCCAGACCTTCCTGCCCGACCCGCCGCACGGCTGGAACGACGGGCACCGGGCCTGGAACGACGGACGGCACGACCAGTGGGTGCCCAACAAGGGCGTCAGCGCGATGACCTACCACATCCGCGGCGACCTGCCCTACCAGTTCGCGCTCGCGGACGCGTTCACCGTCTGCGACAACTACCACTGCTCGCTGCTCGGCCCGACCGACCCGAACCGCTACCACATGTGGTCCGGCTGGGTCGGCAACGACGGCAAGGCCGGCGGCCCGGTCATCACGAACGCCGAGGCCGGGTACGACTGGTCGACCTACCCGGAACGCCTGGAGCGCAACGGGATCTCGTGGAAGATCTACCAGGACATCGGGCTCGGGCTGACCGCGGCGGGGTTCTGGGGCTGGACCAGCGACCCCTACATCGGCAACTACGGCGACAACTCGCTGCTCTACTTCCACCAGTACCAGAACGCGCAGCCGGGCACGCCGCTGGCAGACAAGGCCAAGCAGGGCACCGAGGTCAACAAGGTCGGCCGTGATCCGCTCAAGCTGCTGGCCGACCTGCGGTCCGACGTGGAGCACAACCGCCTGCCCCAGGTGTCGTGGATCGTCGCGCCGGAGGCCTACACGGAACACCCGAACTGGGAACCCGGCTTCGGCGCCTGGTACGTGTCGCAGGTCGTCGACATCCTCGCCTCGAACCCCGAGGTGTGGAGCAAGATGGCGCTGTTCGTCACGTACGACGAGGAGGGCGGCTTCTTCGACCACCTGCCGCCGGCGACGCCGCCGCAGACCCGCGAGCACGGCCTGTCGACGGTGTCGACCGTCAACGAGATCTTCCCGGGCGACGCCGGCAACCGCCCCGGCCCGTACGGCCTGGGCATGCGGGTCCCGATGATCATCGTGTCGCCGTGGACCCGGGGCGGCTGGGTCAACTCCGAGCTCTTCGATCACACGTCGCTGATCCGGTTCATGGAGGCGCGTTTCGCCCGCCACAACCGTGACCTGGTCGAATCCAACATCACCCCGTGGCGCCGCGCGGTCGTCGGCGACCTGACGTCGGCGTTCGACTTCAAGACGCCGAACCGGTCAAGCTCGATCAAGCTACCCGACACCGACGACTTCAAGCCCGACAACCTGATCCGGTTCCCCGACCAGGTCCCGGTGCCGCCGGCCGACCAGGCGGTGCCCCGCCAGGAGAAGGGCGTCAAGCCGGCCCGCGCGCTGCCCTACGCACTGGATGTCGCGGCCGACCGCGACCGCTCGGCGCTGCGTCTCGAGTTCCGCAACACGGGCGCCGCGGCGGCGGTCTTCCACACCCGCGAGCCCGGCAGCACGGCGGTGCCGCGTACTTACACGGTTGAGCCCGGCAAGCGCCTGACCGACACGTGGGCCGCCGACGCCGACGTCTCGGTGCACGGACCGAACGGCTTCTTCCGCCGCTTCGCGGGCGGCACCGGCCTATTGGTGACCGCCGACTACGACGAGCGACACCTGGAGCTCGAGCTCACGTTCGCCAACAACGGCCGGCAGGGCCGCTCGGTCACGGTCCGCGACGGCTACCGCGGCAGGCCGGTGACGCTGTCGCTGCGGCCGGGCGAGCGGGAGCGCAAGAAGTGGTCGCTGAAGCACAACCACGGCTGGTACGACCTGACCGTGTCGGTGGACGAGGCGGTCGTGCAGCGCATCGCCGGTCACCTGGAGAACGGCGAGGACAGCTTCACCGACCCGGCCATGGGCGGCCTGGTCTGA
- a CDS encoding helix-turn-helix transcriptional regulator: MPDQHVRRRPDGSVQGTWHFLASPCGLPCYAVRCLEDGRSFSAPIVEETGRIILGRSGGYLRRVNEREAFADRTSALVIRPGDEMRVAHPIGCGDTYTVVELSASGLARWTSDERWLAGPTWDGVVDDRVDLEHRGLDAASRRGMDEFEAAERTMRLVATVLDVSRERAGEDDLDRAVGRRPATEAAHRKLAYRAREVLVEEGFTLGLEEVAARVSCSPHHLSRVFHRVTGQSLTAYRHRLRLQAVLEAMTEGDRDLRTIAATYGFADQAHLNRVIRQRLGRSPSAVRAFLAGDAEPSTDVQRPPAVPPRA, encoded by the coding sequence ATGCCCGACCAACATGTGCGACGGCGGCCCGACGGCAGCGTGCAGGGCACCTGGCACTTCCTCGCCAGCCCGTGCGGCCTGCCGTGTTACGCCGTGCGCTGCCTCGAGGACGGACGGTCGTTCAGCGCGCCCATTGTGGAGGAGACGGGCCGGATCATCCTCGGCCGCTCGGGCGGATACCTGCGCCGCGTCAACGAGCGCGAGGCCTTCGCGGATCGCACGTCGGCGCTGGTCATCCGGCCCGGCGACGAGATGCGGGTGGCGCACCCGATCGGCTGCGGCGACACCTACACGGTGGTCGAGCTGTCGGCGAGCGGGCTGGCCCGCTGGACGAGCGACGAGCGCTGGCTGGCCGGGCCCACGTGGGACGGCGTCGTCGACGACCGCGTCGACCTGGAACATCGGGGGCTCGACGCGGCCAGCCGGCGGGGCATGGACGAGTTCGAGGCCGCCGAGCGGACGATGCGGCTGGTCGCGACCGTGTTGGACGTGTCGCGGGAGCGCGCCGGGGAGGACGACCTCGACCGAGCGGTCGGTCGCCGGCCCGCGACCGAGGCGGCCCACCGGAAGCTGGCCTACCGCGCCCGTGAGGTGCTGGTCGAGGAGGGTTTCACGCTCGGTCTCGAGGAGGTGGCGGCCCGGGTCAGCTGCTCGCCGCACCACCTGAGCCGGGTGTTCCACCGGGTCACCGGCCAGAGCCTGACGGCCTACCGGCACCGGCTGCGGCTGCAGGCGGTGCTGGAGGCGATGACCGAGGGCGACCGCGACCTGCGGACGATCGCCGCGACGTACGGGTTCGCCGACCAGGCTCACCTGAACCGGGTCATCCGCCAGCGGTTGGGCCGGTCGCCGTCGGCCGTCCGGGCCTTCCTGGCCGGGGACGCCGAACCGAGCACGGATGTCCAACGCCCGCCGGCGGTGCCGCCACGAGCATGA
- a CDS encoding alpha/beta hydrolase: MRVRPLLAATLVLLTGLVAGTPSAAATRDGPRLTNSRPCPAVTDFTCSDLIVPLDRSRRVRGDLTLNVAVAGNTTAPRGTLLFLTGGPGQPGVSFVPTIRQRLAPLLDDYRLVMIDQRGTGPNGIDCPKLQAEVGSSDITAPSPGAVQECADLLGSTRNFYTTADTVADLEDLRTALRAPRWTLDGVSYGSFVAIHYGLTYPHRVDRLVLDSVVPQRGVPALYRESLARSAYVLRTACAEQNCGFDPAADLATVVNRYSNGVGVFNLLVIASIVDPKLTAANFFPVLQFLHLAAHGETGPLDQAVEALLRDGSPYEAFSSGLHAATFCADVDELPWGSPRAPLAGRERATAHVIAKLPARSTWPFPTEVAGEQGIIQTCESWPSSRPNPTPPLRRLTMPVLLLAGDRDLSTPLAWAQEQARQTPQGELVVVPGMGHSIQGRNPIGDAAVQDFLLR; the protein is encoded by the coding sequence ATGAGGGTACGACCGTTGCTCGCCGCGACGCTCGTCCTGTTAACCGGTTTGGTCGCCGGCACGCCGTCTGCGGCCGCCACCCGCGACGGACCACGGCTGACCAACTCGCGGCCCTGCCCGGCCGTCACCGACTTCACCTGCTCCGACTTGATCGTTCCGCTTGACCGGTCAAGGCGCGTCCGCGGCGACCTGACCCTGAACGTCGCGGTGGCGGGCAACACCACCGCACCCCGCGGCACCCTGCTGTTCCTGACCGGCGGCCCCGGGCAGCCCGGCGTCAGCTTCGTCCCGACGATCCGGCAACGGCTGGCGCCGCTGCTGGACGACTACCGGCTGGTGATGATCGACCAGCGGGGCACCGGACCGAACGGCATCGACTGCCCGAAGCTCCAGGCCGAGGTCGGCTCGTCGGACATCACCGCGCCGTCGCCCGGGGCGGTGCAGGAGTGCGCCGACCTGCTGGGGTCGACCCGGAACTTCTACACGACCGCGGACACGGTGGCCGACCTGGAGGACCTGCGCACGGCGTTGCGGGCGCCGCGGTGGACGCTCGACGGTGTGTCGTACGGGTCGTTCGTGGCGATCCACTACGGGCTCACTTATCCGCACCGGGTGGACCGGCTGGTGCTCGACTCGGTGGTCCCGCAGCGCGGGGTGCCGGCGCTCTATCGCGAGTCGTTGGCGCGGAGCGCGTACGTGCTGCGGACCGCCTGCGCCGAGCAGAACTGCGGCTTCGACCCCGCGGCGGACCTGGCCACCGTGGTGAACCGGTACAGCAACGGCGTCGGCGTGTTCAACCTGCTGGTGATCGCGTCCATCGTGGATCCGAAGCTGACGGCCGCGAACTTCTTCCCCGTGCTGCAGTTCCTGCACCTGGCCGCGCACGGTGAGACAGGCCCGCTCGACCAGGCGGTGGAGGCGCTGCTGCGCGACGGGTCGCCGTACGAGGCGTTCAGCTCTGGCCTGCACGCGGCGACGTTCTGCGCCGACGTCGACGAGCTGCCGTGGGGCAGCCCGCGCGCGCCGCTGGCCGGCCGCGAGCGCGCCACGGCCCACGTGATCGCGAAACTGCCGGCGCGGTCGACGTGGCCGTTCCCGACGGAGGTGGCGGGCGAGCAGGGGATCATCCAGACCTGCGAATCGTGGCCGTCGAGCCGCCCGAACCCCACGCCGCCGCTGCGCCGGCTCACCATGCCGGTGCTGCTCCTGGCCGGAGACCGCGACCTGTCGACGCCGCTGGCATGGGCACAGGAACAGGCCCGCCAGACGCCACAAGGTGAGCTGGTCGTAGTGCCCGGCATGGGCCACTCGATCCAGGGCCGCAATCCCATCGGCGACGCCGCGGTCCAGGACTTCCTGCTCCGCTGA
- a CDS encoding glycosyl hydrolase family 28-related protein: MSRTPPRWLAVATVAAVGLGFAGFAGPAQAGTAPVVTRAALDPALVAGRGAAVNFLEQEAENAATNGAVIGPDRTAYTLPAEASGRTAVKLQPGQHVEFTLPAAANAITVRYSIPDAPNGGGIQAPLHVTVNGGSKKTMTLTSEYAWLYNQYPFTNDPQADLLHPDWWITECSCVPAATTPTPVISKPFRPMHFYDEQRLLLGRTYQAGAKVRLTAPQGTNAAWTVIDLLDSELVGAPHVNLLASNVLLFGADPTGKRDSANAFEKAIALARLARLKVYVPPGTYQVNRHIIVDNVTIEGAGNWYTKIKGKEVALDPPAPDGSIHTGVGFYGKDAADGGSRNVHLSGFAIEGDVRERIDTDQVNGIGGAMSDSTISELHIRHTKVGLWFDGPMNNVRVTDSIIVDQIADALNFHIGVTNSLVRNNFVRNTGDDGLAMWSEKTANANNVFDRNTVQTPTLANGIAIYGGTDNTVSRNLIADPIREGSGIQVGSRFGAEPFAGKLSITDNTVVRAGTYELNWNIGLGAIWIYALEKNIDADIRVTGDHYLDSTYNAIMMVSEWSVKDLYSITNVHFKDVRVDGTGTSVLSARVKGGASFENVDARNVGAVGINNCGSFNFPPTGSEFSVTDLGGNDGGGTTGPWMAAWELPNTITCDDRPPVVVPPPPSQW; encoded by the coding sequence ATGTCACGGACACCACCTCGTTGGCTGGCCGTCGCGACCGTTGCCGCGGTCGGGCTCGGCTTCGCCGGCTTCGCGGGTCCGGCGCAGGCCGGCACGGCGCCCGTCGTCACCCGCGCGGCGCTCGACCCGGCGCTCGTCGCCGGCCGGGGCGCCGCCGTCAACTTCCTCGAGCAGGAGGCCGAGAACGCCGCCACCAACGGCGCCGTGATCGGCCCTGACCGCACCGCGTACACGCTTCCGGCGGAAGCGTCCGGGCGCACCGCGGTGAAGCTCCAACCTGGACAGCACGTCGAGTTCACGCTGCCGGCCGCGGCCAACGCGATCACCGTGCGCTACAGCATTCCGGACGCGCCCAACGGGGGCGGGATCCAGGCGCCGCTGCACGTCACCGTCAACGGCGGCAGCAAGAAGACCATGACGCTCACGTCCGAGTACGCGTGGCTCTACAACCAGTATCCGTTCACCAACGACCCGCAGGCCGACCTGCTGCACCCGGACTGGTGGATCACCGAGTGCTCCTGCGTGCCGGCGGCCACCACGCCCACGCCGGTCATCAGCAAGCCGTTCCGGCCGATGCACTTCTACGACGAGCAGCGGCTGCTGCTCGGCCGCACCTACCAGGCGGGCGCCAAGGTGCGGCTCACCGCGCCGCAGGGCACCAACGCGGCGTGGACCGTCATCGACCTGCTCGACTCCGAGCTGGTCGGCGCGCCGCACGTCAACCTGCTGGCGTCCAATGTGCTCCTGTTCGGCGCCGACCCCACCGGCAAGCGGGACTCGGCCAACGCTTTCGAGAAGGCGATCGCGCTCGCGCGGCTCGCTCGGCTCAAGGTCTACGTGCCGCCGGGCACCTACCAGGTCAACCGCCACATCATCGTCGACAACGTGACGATCGAGGGCGCGGGCAACTGGTACACGAAGATCAAGGGTAAGGAGGTCGCCCTCGACCCGCCGGCGCCGGACGGCTCCATCCACACCGGAGTCGGCTTCTACGGCAAGGACGCGGCCGACGGCGGCAGCCGCAACGTGCACCTGTCGGGCTTCGCGATCGAGGGCGACGTGCGCGAGCGGATCGACACCGACCAGGTCAACGGCATCGGTGGCGCGATGAGCGACTCGACCATCTCCGAGCTGCACATCCGCCACACCAAGGTCGGGCTCTGGTTCGACGGACCGATGAACAACGTACGCGTGACCGACAGCATCATCGTCGACCAGATCGCGGACGCGCTCAACTTCCACATCGGAGTGACCAACTCGCTGGTGCGCAACAACTTCGTGCGCAACACCGGTGACGACGGGCTGGCGATGTGGTCGGAGAAGACGGCCAACGCCAACAACGTCTTCGACCGCAACACCGTGCAGACACCGACGCTGGCCAACGGCATCGCCATCTATGGCGGCACCGACAACACCGTGTCCCGCAACCTGATCGCCGACCCGATTCGTGAGGGCAGCGGCATCCAGGTCGGCTCGCGGTTCGGCGCGGAGCCGTTCGCGGGCAAGCTGTCCATCACCGACAACACCGTGGTGCGCGCCGGCACGTACGAGCTCAACTGGAACATCGGGCTCGGCGCCATCTGGATCTACGCGTTGGAGAAGAACATCGACGCGGACATCCGGGTGACCGGCGACCACTACCTCGACAGCACGTACAACGCGATCATGATGGTCAGTGAATGGTCTGTGAAGGACCTTTACTCGATCACGAACGTGCACTTCAAGGACGTACGCGTCGACGGCACCGGCACCTCGGTGCTCAGCGCCCGGGTCAAGGGCGGCGCGTCGTTCGAGAACGTCGACGCCCGCAACGTGGGCGCCGTCGGCATCAACAACTGCGGTTCGTTCAACTTCCCGCCCACCGGCTCCGAGTTCAGCGTCACCGACCTCGGCGGCAACGACGGTGGCGGGACGACCGGCCCGTGGATGGCGGCGTGGGAGCTGCCCAACACGATCACCTGCGACGACCGCCCGCCGGTCGTGGTGCCGCCGCCGCCGTCGCAGTGGTGA